ttgtatatatgtatatacccgagaaaccgtgttagttatgacaggtgcctttgtggggctttaagtgtaggccttgaggtttcccataaataactaaaccagtgctcgaacacatcatatttgttctcgtgattgcatgagtcttataactattatacttctgattacccaaGTCCGAgaggtagaatgaacccaaataggtgcctttgtagggccttagatgtaggctttgaggcttcccattagagttcgttcttatactcaaacaTTCTAGACcgcagaacggaatgaatccaaataggtgccttcgtggggccttaggtgtaggccttgaggcttcccatcagaatccattccatgcttaagcgttctatgataatcataatgTAATAGAAATAAGACTaagaggtaggtcgattacttgcgccccaagtaacttcggacttctcgtttatcaaggattgtcgtggatgggttaagtccacataaggttcttttttatgccttgaggccaaagacttttaactaatcagatttatatgcccgagggcttaggacttggatctggtttgaacactgaagatatattcaaatcggatccgagtactgagaaagccttttaatagtcatcttgCTAGACATAACTTgaatataactggaagtatacaacatattgctaggctaatgaatgaaaagacaaaaacagagaaggtcgggcaaggtttaaccttgtcgggcaagcctggtcgtcttgcaggttcctatctttgtagtttatcaagggtctgaaagctttagagagagagattacaaaagatgaatcgatactacaacaaggttgaacaaggtagcagagctattacaagggtttgagtgaaggtttatcccgcgagggatgaaagcttgtcccgagagggatgaaggcttgggctgactacatcttcgttttgaaggcaaatctggctttgagcagagtttgtgcttacatttgtttgtttgattgagtgtctttattcctggtttctctttcttcttatatagataACTCGGCTTGGTCTCCTGAAGCAGcaaccttgcccgaatgcggtttgaagggtgatgactcatcagctattttacatgtactgccaccataaagtactttatgggctgtgtagctggtcagtctataccacttggcctttgggtaggtaagcaagtggtcttcatgagctgcaccaagtcagaaaagacCCTTTCCTGTTTTCTGGGCTTTGGCTAGGCTTAGGCCGGGCTCTCCCCTATGCATCCCTTTGGGCCAgctcctttcttgagcccaaagttcaagtttttatCCAAACAGAGAgcgaggaggaagaggagaaggaggaggagaacgGGATGCTTGTGTCCGATGGTGGTGGTCTGGATTTTCacgtttcatttgtttttttttttcagattgcTAAGTGTTTAAAGTATGGgtaagactaaatttgtagatgcTGCGACCTATTTTATCTGAGAAAAAGAGATAGTGCTTCAGAAACaggaagagagagatggagagtaGGCTTGCGAAATTTTGTGTGATATTTTTCAACCTTGTGCTTTTATTTGTAGTAAATTAAGGAGGATTCTTTGTCTTGCAAGTAATACAATTCTAATGGGAAAAAAATCTTCTAGTATTCTAAATACAATCTACTAATGATTTACACAAGCATATATGTGCTAGAACTATATTTATAACATTCTcctttgagtgtgtaaatactcaagtagataaCGCATCAGATCGGTAGGCAAATGTAGAAGCAAGTGATGAAGTCGTCTCGTCTTCTCGTCTAGTCGGTAAAGTAGCGAATGTGAGTCTCAAAACAAACATAATGATGCAtaggtagtaaaactcacaaaacctcccAAGATCCTTCTCCATCAAATCCTTTAGTTGGAGGAGCAGCGGAATCAGCCATCATATagaaaattaaaacaagaaTTGGGAAATGAGGGGTTTGGGGAAGAACAGAACCGGGGAAACTTTAGGATTTTGAGAAAAAAGTATGTGAGGAAAAGAGAGAGTGAATCTGTGATTTTAAAGAACCTGTGGGACCCTTGCGTGACGAAGAATTCGTTGCGCAAAGTACGAAATAATTACTTCACCTTAAAAGCCTGATTGACTAATTTAGAAAAACGTTTTGTGCGCCAAATACTTCGTCACGCAAACCTTTTAGTAAATACTTCACCTTAAATGGGCCACCAACCATTTTAGAATCTTCGTTGTGCAAGATTTTGGCGCCAAATCTTCCCCTACCCGCATTTGTTCTATGCCTTTGTGGGATGAATATTTGGTGTCGTCGTGCAAAGGCCTCTTGCACGACAAAACCTTTCGTCGCTCAGTTTTGCGCAACAAGTCTCTAATTGCATCGTGTAATTTACCTTTGTGTAAATAAATTTGTTGCGTCGCATAAAGTTTCGTCTCGCAAATAGTTTTTGTACTAGCTAGTAGTACATTAATTATGATCTGCATTGTTTCTACTACCGTCCCTTTTTCGGTCAACAACTATTAATTTGTTGTTAATAATTTAGTATAGCTCAGAATAAATGAGAGAATCAAATACATATAAAGAAGGATTAGGTAAACATTGAAAGGAACGCAAAATAGCAATATTTTCATGTGTTGTTTTGCTAGATATATATTGCATGCATATACAACGTACTGATCGAGGCTTGCTTGTAAGTCGGATAAGAGAAGGTTGAGGGTATGAAGCCGAAGCAACCATGTTACCCATCTTAATGACAGTTTGGAAAGAAAGTAGAGTGTGGACCGATCGATGGAGGAGGAAATGATCATTGGCtaatcataatattatttatggactgagtttccttcatcttttaTCGGCCTTCACATGAGGATCAACAAATTTATTGGAAAATTAAACACTCAAACTATTATCAAATAGGACCATGAGATATTGATGGATGAAATTCCCACCTCACCAAGTAATTTAAGCTCAATGCGTCAACATCGAAACAAAagtttaaattctttaatttcgACTAATGAGACAGTAATTTATTTTGTCTGGAAGGCgatgaattgaaaaaatgaTTTTAAGTGATTGAATATGTAGACTtcgaaacaaaacacaaaaaaattcaatgcaCGTTGATGTGacactttatttttatttattttctagtGTACTCTTAATCTTGTGTGTttccaataaataaaatacCTCACTAACATTAACTAGTGGTTGATATTTTGGGAAAAGTTTCGTTGACTTTGGCATCAGTGTTGTATAATTTTATTgaatgtttgtaggtccaatcaACCGCAGAGAAGAAAGATCATGAAATTAtaataataagaagaagaagaagaaaagagaattggatgggaaagaaAAAGGGGAGAGGATGGCTTCCGTTCCTTGTCAATTCAAGCCCGCCCCAATGAGAAGGAGTTTTGTTGTTTTCTCATAAACGGCCAAAACACGTACAGTGCAAGAGGCCTTATCAGCTTGTGTACTATGGAGATATTTCACAAATTATACGGTGTTAGTCCAAAAGCATGTGTAAGAAAACATAGATAAAATCAAGAATTCGGGAACTAAATGAATGGCCTAGAAGGAACAACATCCACTTAAAAATTCCCACTTAAGTTACGTACAAATTTTCTTTCGTTGTTTTTTTAAAGATACATCGATATATTattgacttaaaaaaaaaaagattacatCATATCTTGAATGAGGAGATTTTGCATAAAATTAAGAGAGTcctcaaactaaattaatttgtttccaATAGAAGTGACAAATGAGCTAATCTATGAGTTAACCCATTACAGATTTTCTTTCGTTGTTAGTGTTCTTTTTTATCTCGATAATTAATAGATTAAAATAATAACAATTTTCACCCTCAAGAATCTAAATATACTAGAAAGTATCAAAATATATCCTAGTGAAATCCTTCTCTCCTACCaaaacctttttgtttttttttctatattcaTTTTCTTGTCCTTTTTcctcatataatatatataatatatatatatatatatatatatatattatctttttatattaacaccccacaaaatgttgaatacaCCACACATTAACATTTTAATattaatgacttatttactctactatgcaatgacaattttgaccttattaggtttaaaaaataataaaaaatttataattacacaccaaatcacttttaaggtATTATTTATCTACtccaactatcaaaacccctccCACCCTCTATGTTGAATAAAACCCTAAGCAATGAAACtataaacatgttgattgagaaaaattatttttgatgaatggaacacgaaatcgGTGTTTCGAAAACtttgaaatcattattattgttattgaaaaacattcaaatgaacctgaacattttttcaaatcattcaatttgaaatcattcggcaaactaACGTTTAGAtggtttgaaatcattcggcaaaataaaaaatgagtgttataagatttgagaaatgtgaagTGTATAAAAAATGTGGGGTGCATGTGGAAAATATAAAGGGTATTATGAGGAAGGAAGTGGGGtgcattaagataatttttaacttAAAAAGTAAATGTAAGGTATATTAAGTACGTAaaatttattcaacaatttgtgaagTACTAATATAATAAAACCATATATATTTATCATTGAGCAAGCACAATAATAGAGGGCCTAGCTTTCAGTGATCTGTAAAATTGAGCAGCAGGCTTTAGGTACTATGAATTCTTTGGTAAGAGAGCATGCCAAGAGTCTCAACAAAGCAAAGAGACGAACCCTACAGTACTACAAATACTCATCATCTACGTCCTCGCAACACTGCTGTGACAGAGACAAACCCTACAGTACTACAAAATACTCATCATCTACGTCCTACATACACGACACTGCTCCCAAACAAAAAAGTACAATATATTGGATAAAACtcttgtaaaaaaatatattatatattggataaaactgaaaataattaattatgttaGAATAGAATTAATTAAAGCTCAgcttaatatttaattataaaaaataaaataaaagcaaaaaacaaaaattgctaACAGGTGTTAACGGGTGATCCATAAACTTCACGGATTGAATTTGGATGACTTGTTAGCTTAACGGATTGAGTTTAGACGATTCATTTACTTAACAGGTCGGTTTAAAACTGATATCTTGAAATGATCAATTGATTGTAGTTCATGCAGGAAAAACAATTATGCAGGAAACCTAGATAGTATAGCTAGTTCATAATGCATAAACCAATTTATGACTTTGGGTTTTTATTTCTGACCGAAATATAGAGACTGGACCAAAATACAGCGATTTATAGAGAGAGGCCTAAAGTCATTGGAAAACAAGCTTGCCTTATTATTTTAACAACTTAATTTCTGAAAACACAAATTAAGAACACACAAAGGAACccaaaaaacaattaacactCTAGATTGAAAGCAAGTACTAAATATGATATATAATTTACATAATTGCTTCTATAAACACTTAAAgcccttttatttttatgaggCTGCTGATCGTTAAGGCTTAACATTTTTGGTATCGCTCATACTCTCTAAATTAATATTCTTAACACATGACATCCTTGAGAAGCTTGTACCTGCGCGTAGCGGTTCTTGGTGACGGCACGCCACTGCTAGGGTGGTTCTTGGTGTTAACCTTCTCGCCGCTACCACTCTCTTGATTATGATCGTGTTGCTTAATCTTGTGATCCCCAGAGTATTCTGACCGGCTCGAGACACCTCCAGTCTCGACTCCTTCTGCGGCCGCCATACTCGATTTCTTGGAAGAGCTACCGTGCCTTGTTGTGCTCCTTTCTTGATCACTTAAGCACCAATCACACAGTTCAGTTGGCTCCGCATATTCGCTATAATAATTGCTACAATACCTAGAATTGAACAACTGTCGTCTATAAGATTTGACCAGATTGATTGGGAAACTGATTCATAAGCACATAAATGTGTAACAAATTCACATCAGTATCATGCTTAATTAGTAAATGAGTTTTCTTTGTTATTGTCAGCAGTAATTGAAATATTGACATAATAGGACTAGGCATGGTTATAGCATTATAAACATGTTTATACAGATACATGGTGATGATTGATGATGGCATAGGATGCATGCCCCACGGTTTTATCATGGTACCATGACCATGACCGTCAGATATCATATACATGGTACCAATAATAATTAGGTAGGTTTGGTGGGTGTTTTATGGAGATGGGTCTATTCAGTTATCAGTACCTATCGCACCTATGAACCATGATCGTGATCATGatgatacaaatatatatatatatatatatatatatgatgtcTTTACATACATAGTAAATAGCATATCGTCATGTTATGTATGATgcatggcatatatatatatatgatggtGATGATGTTTATGATGATGGTTATGGTGAAAATACATACGAGTGTTGAAAGCGATTGCGGCATTTGTTGCAGCGGAAGAGCTTGTCAGGAAAACCCACGTCACCACACATGCAGCAAACAGTTTCAAGATCCACCATCTTCGTTCTTGAAGCAATTCAGGAGCTACACAGAATATTATCTGTATATATCAATTATCAAGAAACACAATCCATAAAACAGAGAGATAACtacaagaagagagagagagagagagagagagagagagagttaaatATAAAGAGATATACGAGGACTAATGGTTTTGGAGTCGGTGTGTAAATTCCATATTTATACATGAAGTTAATAAAAATTctcatatttatttataatattggaGAGATATACACAGGTAGACCACAGGTTGCTTGCAGTCGTTTTCAGTTAGGGCAGAGGGGGAAAGAAGAGAGGTGAACCTTAAAATAGAGGTGGGGAAATGACACTTCTGCCCCCATGCGTTGAGCTTTGCTTCTTAATTCCGTTTCCCATCTTTTCTTTTgcatttttaaaaagaaaaaataatgaaaaatgctttgaaattttgaatttcaacaaaaaaatcatctaataactttatttaatgataagaaaaagaaaaataaaaaataaaaaaattatcaaagacGCGTGCAGTCTCCTTTGCCACTGCATCTTCCAGCTGCTTCTTTTTCCAATATTCATTAATTGGGGTCCAAAAATTGCCTTGCCAGAAGCAACTCCAATCATGGTTGCTCCAATATTTATTTTACTGCACACACCTCTATATATTTAtactatatgtatatgtatatgtatatatatatatacacacacacacacacatacatacacaccctactacatattatatattatgGACATATGAGAGCAGTTCCACCGGGGAACTGATAGGCCAGCATCCAGCCAAAAAACCAGCCTGGCACCCAGGCTATCCACTCCAGCGGCGCATTTTGAACGGCACTCAGCCCAAGCCAGGCAAGAGACCGGCCTAAAATCGACAGAGGTAGGAGACGGCTCATCTGACGCCATGCTAACGTCATGGCTACCGAGGAGGAGCCCATGCGAGGCAGCCGAGGAGGAGGGTCGGGTTTTGGCAGGTTCAGCCTCCACAGCTTCTTCTCGTACCGGATCTTTGTCTCGGCTAtgttctctctcctcttcattGCCACGCTCTTTGTTATCCTCACCACAAATCCTTCAACTCCTCACCACGACTCCGTATGTATTGCTCCCTCTTCCCTAAATCCATTTTCtcccaattatttatttaattaatcaagGTTTAGATTGAAATTTCGAAGCTTTAGCAAAACCCAGATGTTAATTTCACTGATTAATCATAACCCACGTTCTAATTTTCACATCTGAACAAATCCtagattggaaaaaaaaaagtgggaagaagaagaagaagaagacgggagtcagagagaagaagaagaagggagtcAGAGAGAAGaagtcagaaattaaaaaattaaatcgaGTTGCAGTGAGTTTCTGGCGAAGGGATGGGAAGTTGCAGTGAGTTTTGGGGAGTTTTGGGGTTGGAGCAGTGAGTTTTGGGGTTGGGATTCAACCACACCTAAGTCGGGTTTTTTGTGTGTGGAAGGAATGGGAAGTTGTAGAAGATGGAAGGGAAGAAGAAgtcaaaaagtaaaaattaaattattattttataataaaaaataataatattttaataaattgaccagcctattttttatttagggatggagatgctttggtctattactgtttattggagtctattactgttcattttttatttagggATGGAGATGCTAGGTGCTAGCGCAAAGTCTTtaagggtggacttgctctgaaGCACTtaagagtttttcattaaaatttaagtctttttcattaaataaagttataacatagttttttttattaaaataaacttagcccAAACCCTTTTCATGTAAGTTTGTGTGCTATCCACACTCCATTTTACTTCATACACCTCTTAATTTACGGCCGTCTGAACCGATTGAattaaagaaagtcaaataacagaaattaacaaggggtgtgtaagaagtaaatatggatgtgtggatagcacaaccCTTTTAAAAATGTGGTACTGTCTATATACCACTTTTTACCTtccacacatttttttattaatatttgtcatataatcatcttcaattcattcgatgactaaaaattaagaaatgtgtGTAAAAGCTAACAAGGGGTATGTAAAGAGCACCAccttttttacaaaataatattgcagactttttagccaaaatgatccctAAAATTTTCATAATTCAAACTATTAATATTCTTGCACTTCACATCTTGATGTGGTTTACATTTTTTATATGGGCAAGGCACACAACTTGTTAGTTTTCGTTGAATACAGGCGGTGCATGAAGTATTCCTTCATGAATACTCAAAATACACGATGGGGGAACATACACAAACTTTTGCAATTTTAGTTCATAATTTAAGTTTAGGTTATTATGGTTAAGATTCTATTAGTCTAGTATTAAACTAACAAAAATGCTACAATTATCACATTTCTTGTACCATATTTGTACAACCTCTCTCATAGAGATGAGACGCACATATATTGGTGTGTCCTACCTCTATTAAAGATGTGGTACAAATgtgatatgaaaaatgtgattaCTCTTATTGAAATTGGTACCAAGTGGAATAACTTgcaattaaaattatatatatgcttGACTGACTAGTCAGCAATACTAGTCAATTAAGACCAGGTTTGTTAGTTAACCAGTAGCAGaaataatcaatttaaaaactAGGTTTATCGAAATGATCCTAGTTAACTAAGGTCCAGTTTAGTGTAAATGCAAACCTTGATAAGCTTAGTTGCATGGATAAGTCTATGTACAAGTCAAGGTGATCATGTATTATATGCAATAAGTAAGATATAAATCCAAGAAAAGCAATAATCAACACATGATGTTTTTCGCCAGAAAAACCCACCTCTGGGTTAAAAAACCGATGACTCTCCATTAAGTCCAATCCACTAATATAAACAATATTCTTACAAAGTAACCACACCAGTTCAATTCTTAGATCTTAATCTACGGAGCAACTTGTACCTTTGTACAATTTTGCCTTACATGATATGGATTCCTTTGGTCTTTACGAAGTAGCAGCTCCTCATGAGCTTTTCACCTTGTGTCACTGAAATCAAATCAACTTATGCAAATGATGTTATGATGAAGATTGATACAAATCTGGATTCGATATCTAGTCAGTTTCACTAGTCAAACACTTGAAAGATGAAACTGACGCGAATCCAACAAGAGGTCAatttaaagatttgaaacttgGAGAACTTGACcacaaacttaaaacaaaatcatAAAGACAATGTTAACGTAGTATGCAACGATTTCGGTATTTAGTTCGTGAGTGTGATTTTGTGGCTAGGGTTTCTGATGAGTAACTCAAACATGCAGCTCAAATCTAAAACAACTCTTTTCTGAAAATGTGAATCTCCTAGCCAAAGAACAATGAAACCCTAGAAAGCTTTTATAGTGGGCTTtgaagtctcaaacaagagaggCAATGAAAATGCCACGTGTCATGTGCaaaagcaatcaggaaagaTCTAGGGTTGAAAATCCATTTTCAGGAAAAACTGTCAGATGACCCATGTGGGTTGTCTTAAAGTGTGTGCCTAGCTCGCTTGAAAGCAGCGAGAAGTTTTAACAAGATAGAACCACTAGACAGAATGAATTGGAAATAAtagcatgaaatgcatatgaatgaacaaacctttgatgTGAACAGTTAAACTCTTGAAATGATATTTCCAGCAGCAAGGTTTCAAAGTAACATTTTAACCCTAAATCTAACTAAAGCATATGTGGTACAATTTACAAGATTTGACAAGGGAAGCCAAACAATAATTTTAGACTTCACAATCTCCCCATTTGACTTTCCTTGAAAAAATAACCCAAACCCTATAACTAAATTCACTCAACCTCACTCAAGAGAACCCAAAGAATAAATCATGCAAAGAAGTACTCTTGACAAGAACAAGTGAAAAGCTATCATGGTTAAAGTCATTGCAAGGAAGTAAATTGTTTAGCATTGTAAATGATATGATTGTGACACAacccaaatttttatttttctccccCATTTTGTCATGGCAAAGACAAAGGacctaaaatgaatgaaatgccaattcaattaaacaaaataaatgatatgtCAATTAAGCTCATGAAAGCAATGTCTAACCACAAACGAAATGCCAAATAACCAACAATAAAGATTAAGCACAAGGTAAAATTCTCGAtaccaaaaaattaaaagcacATTTCAGTTCAAGGAGTATGTTCAGGATAAACACCAACAACTAAGCCGAGAGTAGCGCaataaaatacaacaaaatGAGAGTTTCAAtcacaaataaaacacaattgTTCAAAACATAATCTAATCGAAattgaactcccccatgataaGTGCTCTCTTAAAAGCGTACACTTACAAACTCACTTCCCCATAAACCTAGAACTCTTCATAGTAAGATGAGCCATTTGAGCGAAGTGGAGAACCAATAGCCTCGATTTCCTCAACAgggtcttcttcaagatcttcTTCAACTTCATCCTCCTCAACATCCAAGTATGTAAACCTCACATGGTTGGCCATTGGAATAGGGAAAGAGGAAATGTTTAATAACTCATGAGAAACAACCCCTTTTCCTTTGGTAGCATAAACATCTGCCATCTTTGCAGCAACATCCTGAGAATGAGCATATGAGGTGGTAGTGTAATTGGATGGTGAGGATGGTGAAGATGGTGCAATTGAAGGTTAAGGAACAACTATGGGGATGAAGGAATCACTGAGCGTTTAAGAGTCAACTTAGGAGGACGCATAAAGGGCTCATGCACAAATGAGGATGGATTTAGGGAAGCTTAACTCAAGAACTATGCAGGAGTGGTGTGACTAACATGAGCTGATGAGGCAATTTGACTCACAAAAGATTTAAACTTAACAAACTGCTTTCGAAGTGACTTCAACACAGATTCTAAGaaggctatttttttttcttgagagATATTTGGTGGCGGAGGAGGACATGGTTCACCATGAGCAATGGCACACATCACGTCACTCAGGTTCATGAGGCCTTTGCTCAAGTCTTTGGTAGATAGCAGATACACATCATCAAGACGAGTGGGGACACCAATATGCTGACACATAAGTGTAATAAGACATAGATGAATAGTGGAACCCTTCTGTTGTTTACAATGACTCTTAGTTTTGGAAAAGATTGGTTTAAAAATTAGGTAACCAAAAGGAACATCAAACAAGGTCAACATGGCATACAAAATTCTTGCAGATTGTAAAATAAGATTCTCGTTGTTCAAAGATCGTaaaatatttctacgaaggaaATCAAACCAGCTCTTATAAAACGGCTTAAGACGAGACTTTGAGGCTTGACCTTTAAACAAAGGGATAAAAGGATCAATCACGATGATAGGCAGTCTTGTCAtattgacatgtgagtagattAAAACTAGACATATCATAAGCCAAAAATGGTTTATGACCAAGAACTGAACAAATGACAAAAGCATCAAAAGGAGTGGTTGGAAAAGTAAAAGGAGTTTGTATAGAATTCTGGAAACTTAAAGGACACATTTGAACATGGGTGGAGGAGAGTTAGAGGACACATTTGCATAGAATTCTTGAACAATGGTGAGATTGAACATGGGTGAAGGAGAGTTTACCTTATGAAGTTTGTATCTCTCCATGAGATCATCATATATGATTGCAACTACAACATGAAGATTATCTCATACACTTCTTCATTCATAGACCATTTGCCGTGCTGCCACAATTTCAAAGAATTTCTTGGCACGAGTGGTTGGAAAAGTAAAAGGAGGTTCCTTAGAGGTTTCGTCCACAACATCTTTCGCAGTTAGAGAATGAGTTTTCCGATGAATGAGAGGAAAATGAGAATGGAGTGACAGAGTGACGCCCGACTTGAGGACATGATCAATAAATGTTTCTAGTGACAATTGATCGAAGTTTGAAAGATGATAGGATATGAGGATGAAGGCAAATGGCACAAAAGAGGGTAAATGTAAAAACCTATTGATGTTAAAAGAATTTATAGCCTAGGAAACTGTGAAGTTAATCTGGGCCATAAAAAAGACAAACGGTTGAGATGAGAAGATTAAAACCCAAAGTACAAAGACATAAATACCCTTAATGAACACTTCAATTTTGGCTAGTATCAGTGATTGGACAGAAGAACCAAGTGACATTTTTTACACTAGACAGACAACAACCACACCATAAAACACACATA
This region of Malus domestica chromosome 07, GDT2T_hap1 genomic DNA includes:
- the LOC103439025 gene encoding uncharacterized protein, with protein sequence MVDLETVCCMCGDVGFPDKLFRCNKCRNRFQHSYCSNYYSEYAEPTELCDWCLSDQERSTTRHGSSSKKSSMAAAEGVETGGVSSRSEYSGDHKIKQHDHNQESGSGEKVNTKNHPSSGVPSPRTATRRYKLLKDVMC